One Chryseobacterium wanjuense genomic region harbors:
- a CDS encoding phage integrase SAM-like domain-containing protein, whose translation MANIEFGVYSKKVPVNLNIRFYHNKIDINAKTNIFIFDSDFKFKKISKGKKSSRSVDIVNADVREKTDKLKRNVFDRFIEDFPKGNKIDSDWLIKIINDFHERPEGEDDPRYYFYPFAKQFIKESETKINPRTGTLLDHKTITRHYYTLGLINDFQDYLGQKLRITDIGLDFHNKFIYYMKEVCTSYSNTTIDKQLTTVKQYIREAEQKGYKINPEIKSRNFTIKKDETIDTYLNEEEIDLIFNYDLSGNEELNEVRDLFITGLWTGLRISDLKRINSFDISNNRIKIVETEKTGSFVEIPIHPHLKQIIEKREGVLPKVTQHKFNEDVKVLCELVGITEVILGGLKNPETNRKEKGYYPKFKLISSHTCRRSFVSNHYGKLDDKTVMAITGHKSHSTFLDYVKTSKREHAEKLEKYWTEQEETKKAKRTQVKPKKK comes from the coding sequence ATGGCAAATATAGAATTTGGAGTTTATAGTAAAAAAGTTCCTGTGAATCTGAATATACGATTTTATCACAACAAAATCGATATTAATGCAAAAACGAACATCTTTATTTTTGATTCGGATTTTAAATTCAAGAAAATATCAAAAGGAAAAAAGAGTTCCAGAAGTGTTGATATTGTCAATGCAGATGTCAGAGAAAAAACGGATAAGCTCAAAAGAAACGTTTTTGACCGATTTATCGAAGATTTTCCTAAAGGCAATAAGATTGATTCTGATTGGCTAATCAAAATCATTAACGACTTCCATGAAAGACCAGAAGGAGAAGACGACCCGAGATATTATTTTTATCCGTTTGCCAAACAGTTTATCAAAGAATCAGAAACTAAAATCAATCCTAGAACAGGTACTTTGCTAGACCACAAAACCATCACGAGACATTATTATACGCTCGGACTTATCAATGATTTTCAGGACTATTTAGGTCAAAAACTGAGAATCACAGATATTGGTTTAGATTTTCATAACAAGTTTATCTATTATATGAAAGAAGTATGTACTTCTTATAGCAATACTACGATTGATAAGCAGTTGACAACCGTCAAACAGTATATCAGAGAAGCTGAGCAGAAAGGATACAAAATTAATCCTGAAATCAAAAGCAGAAACTTTACCATAAAAAAAGATGAAACGATTGATACTTACCTGAATGAAGAAGAAATAGACCTTATTTTTAACTATGACCTTTCGGGCAATGAGGAATTGAACGAAGTTAGAGATTTATTTATTACAGGGCTGTGGACGGGACTCAGAATCTCGGATTTGAAGCGAATTAACAGTTTTGATATTTCCAATAACAGAATTAAGATTGTGGAAACGGAGAAAACAGGCAGTTTTGTCGAAATTCCGATACATCCGCATTTAAAGCAGATTATCGAGAAAAGAGAGGGTGTTTTGCCGAAAGTTACTCAACACAAGTTTAATGAAGATGTAAAGGTACTGTGCGAATTAGTGGGAATTACGGAAGTTATTTTGGGTGGTTTAAAGAATCCTGAAACCAACCGAAAAGAAAAAGGATATTATCCAAAATTCAAACTCATCTCTTCTCACACCTGCCGTAGGTCTTTTGTATCGAATCATTATGGAAAACTGGACGATAAAACGGTTATGGCGATTACAGGACACAAATCGCATAGTACATTCTTAGATTATGTCAAAACGTCCAAAAGAGAACACGCTGAAAAGCTCGAAAAGTATTGGACGGAACAGGAAGAAACCAAAAAAGCAAAAAGAACTCAGGTAAAACCGAAGAAAAAATAA
- a CDS encoding helix-turn-helix domain-containing protein, which translates to MTKEELIRDFEQVVRKVVNQMQVEQQALKNEKLTYTRDETAEILNVSLTTLHNWNKQGVFKPSAKVGKKVYYSKNDIQAKLKIN; encoded by the coding sequence ATGACAAAAGAAGAACTAATCCGAGATTTTGAGCAGGTAGTTCGTAAAGTAGTCAATCAAATGCAGGTTGAACAGCAAGCATTGAAGAATGAGAAACTGACTTATACCCGTGATGAAACTGCTGAAATTTTAAATGTTAGCTTAACAACGCTTCATAACTGGAATAAGCAGGGAGTTTTTAAGCCTTCTGCAAAGGTCGGTAAAAAAGTGTACTATTCTAAAAATGATATTCAAGCAAAACTAAAGATTAATTAA
- a CDS encoding tail fiber domain-containing protein: protein MKNTLFTLVAITFSSLAYSQIGINTPNPQGVFHIDGAKDNPVTGVPSATQQANDITVLNSGFVGIGTTLPKQKLHITELNTTSGILNSFVSGIALTGIGYGFDGSGPGFYLENTNAPVGQRLLKLNYSLNSTEPVLNFQGVSDDAGSVGAQMLSITRSGKLGINSVNNPQNNLTVNGNASVGNAYTNVVAPINGAVIQGNVGIGTAAPNSKLDLGTSLGTNETDFAGKKLAVYNNAGGTDFYGLGISSGLLQFHAASTAAEAPSMVLTSGGNVGIGTNSPSQKLHVIGNILASGTITPSDIRIKKDITDNVYGLKQILTLRTINYKYKNEELGKDKKIGFIAQEVKATMPELIITANDEMNTLGVNYAEITVVLTKAIQEQQKEIEFLKKEIEILKKAK from the coding sequence ATGAAAAACACACTTTTTACATTAGTAGCTATCACTTTTTCAAGTTTAGCTTATTCACAAATCGGTATTAATACCCCAAATCCGCAAGGGGTTTTTCATATTGACGGAGCCAAGGATAATCCTGTAACAGGAGTTCCCAGTGCAACCCAACAAGCGAATGACATTACGGTGCTTAATTCAGGTTTTGTGGGTATAGGTACTACATTACCTAAACAAAAATTACACATTACTGAACTCAATACTACGAGTGGAATACTTAATAGTTTTGTTTCAGGAATAGCATTAACAGGAATTGGGTATGGTTTTGACGGTAGCGGACCAGGTTTTTATCTTGAGAATACGAATGCCCCAGTCGGACAAAGATTATTAAAACTTAATTATTCTCTAAATTCAACTGAACCTGTTTTAAATTTTCAAGGAGTAAGTGATGATGCTGGAAGTGTTGGAGCTCAAATGTTGTCTATAACACGTTCTGGAAAATTGGGGATAAATTCCGTAAATAACCCCCAAAATAATCTTACCGTAAATGGTAATGCTTCAGTAGGTAATGCTTATACCAATGTTGTTGCACCTATAAATGGGGCAGTTATACAGGGAAATGTAGGAATAGGAACAGCCGCCCCCAACAGCAAGCTTGATTTGGGAACTTCTTTAGGAACTAACGAGACTGATTTTGCAGGAAAAAAACTTGCAGTTTATAATAATGCTGGAGGCACCGATTTTTATGGATTAGGAATCAGTTCAGGACTTCTTCAGTTTCACGCAGCTTCTACTGCTGCGGAAGCGCCGAGTATGGTTCTTACAAGTGGCGGAAATGTCGGCATAGGTACAAACTCCCCGTCACAAAAGCTACATGTAATTGGAAATATTCTTGCATCAGGTACAATTACTCCTTCCGATATAAGGATTAAAAAAGATATTACTGATAATGTCTATGGTTTAAAACAAATTCTAACCCTAAGAACTATTAATTATAAATATAAAAATGAAGAATTGGGTAAAGATAAAAAAATAGGATTTATTGCTCAAGAAGTAAAAGCTACAATGCCTGAACTCATAATTACTGCAAATGATGAGATGAACACACTCGGAGTTAATTATGCTGAAATTACAGTAGTCCTTACAAAAGCTATACAGGAACAGCAAAAAGAAATAGAATTTTTAAAAAAAGAGATAGAAATTTTAAAAAAAGCTAAATAA